The following are encoded together in the Juglans microcarpa x Juglans regia isolate MS1-56 chromosome 2D, Jm3101_v1.0, whole genome shotgun sequence genome:
- the LOC121248562 gene encoding late embryogenesis abundant protein At1g64065-like translates to MAEKVNQQMNPSAPTNKQPSRDEESATSLSNQELRKKKRIKLGIYIAAFVVFQAIVITAFSLTVMRVKTPKVRLGTVMLQDVKTGNQTSPSFDISFTTQVRIKNTNFGPYKYESTNATFTYQGVTVGQVSIPNGKVRFCSTKKVTVTVSVNSNALPISTTSTTLGSELGAEVLTLNNHAKLSGEVELMFVMKKKKAAEMNCTMPIDLSTKAVQLNCN, encoded by the coding sequence atggcaGAGAAAGTGAACCAGCAGATGAACCCCTCGGCACCAACAAATAAGCAGCCAAGCAGAGACGAAGAATCAGCCACTTCACTATCCAATCAGGAGCTccgaaagaagaaaagaatcaAGTTGGGCATATATATTGCTGCATTTGTTGTGTTTCAGGCCATAGTTATCACAGCGTTTTCACTTACTGTGATGCGTGTGAAGACCCCCAAGGTCAGGTTGGGCACGGTCATGCTTCAAGACGTGAAGACTGGAAACCAAACATCCCCTTCTTTTGACATAAGCTTCACGACCCAAGTAAGGATCAAGAACACGAACTTTGGCCCCTACAAATATGAGAGCACCAATGCCACGTTCACTTACCAGGGCGTGACAGTAGGGCAAGTCAGTATTCCCAATGGTAAAGTTAGGTTCTGTTCCACTAAAAAAGTTACTGTTACTGTGAGTGTGAATTCAAATGCCCTGCCAATTAGCACCACTTCGACTACTCTTGGAAGTGAATTGGGTGCGGAGGTGTTGACTCTGAACAACCATGCAAAACTCAGTGGTGAAGTGGAATTGATGTTtgtgatgaagaagaagaaggccgCCGAAATGAACTGCACCATGCCTATCGATTTGTCAACAAAGGCTGTCCAATTGAATTGCAACtga